A DNA window from Fusarium fujikuroi IMI 58289 draft genome, chromosome FFUJ_chr11 contains the following coding sequences:
- a CDS encoding probable hexokinase, protein MASLQTYLQELEREFTVDTAKLKHITKHFIDELDKANQQQPMNPTWVMQQPTGNETGKYLVLDLGGTNLRVFSVELPEEKSGFKVNQVTHKLPKELRTGPAERLWDFVAGHLEEFLKTADFEAGTNTDLSFIFSFPTTQRTIDEGILQRWTKGFDVADCEGRDVAALLRQAIAKRVCIMRSWYDPNTDVRQKLPLKVRVVTNDTTATMMASAYINSETAIGCVFGTGCNGAYLERCQSIPKLDMEGLPAEALMAINCEWGAFDNEHVVLPLTSFDIAIDDASPRKGQQAFEKMVAGLYLGELFRLIMLDVKKKDETFWEGQSLEKMQEPYFMDSSFLSAIEEYVNNLPFINFLTNHGSRDTSTDFKTSHDLSVAKLGVSPNLKELEFMRSVATLITTRAARLSSTGVAAICLKRNLKTCHVGVEGSLFEKHPHFKRELSKALGEILGWEKLSTTDKNDVEFILSPGSGVGAAVIASTLTRSKHQI, encoded by the exons ATGGCGAGCCTTCAAACATATCTACAAGAGCTTGAAAGAGAGTTTACGGTGGATACTGCAAAGCTCAAGCATATCACCAAACACTTTATTGATGAGCTAgataaag CTAATCAGCAACAGCCAATGAACCCAACATGGGTAATGCAACAACCAACCGGCAACGAAACAGGAAAATACCTCGTCCTAGACCTCGGTGGCACAAACCTGAGGGTATTCTCCGTCGAACTGCCCGAAGAAAAGTCAGGCTTCAAAGTCAACCAAGTCACACACAAACTTCCTAAGGAACTGAGGACAGGACCAGCCGAAAGGCTTTGGGATTTTGTGGCTGGACATCTTGAGGAATTTCTCAAAACAGCTGATTTTGAAGCTGGAACAAACACAGACTTGAGCTTCATATTTTCGTTTCCAACTACGCAGCGAACTATTGATGAAGGGATTCTTCAGAGGTGGACGAAGGGGTTTGATGTTGCTGACTGTGAAGGTCGCGACGTAGCGGCATTGTTGAGACAAGCTATCGCGAAAAGGGTATGCATTATGCGTTCATGGTATGACCCCAACACTGACGTGAGACAGAAACTCCCTCTCAAGGTCCGAGTCGTGACAAACGATACAACCGCCACGATGATGGCCTCAGCATACATCAACTCCGAAACAGCCATTGGCTGCGTTTTCGGCACGGGTTGCAACGGCGCCTACCTCGAGAGATGCCAGTCCATCCCTAAGCTTGACATGGAAGGTCTGCCTGCCGAAGCACTCATGGCAATCAATTGCGAATGGGGCGCTTTTGATAATGAGCATGTTGTCTTGCCGTTGACGTCTTTTGACATCGCTATTGATGATGCGTCGCCGAGGAAGGGGCAGCAGGCGTTTGAGAAGATGGTCGCGGGGCTGTATCTTGGGGAGCTGTTTCGATTGATCATGcttgatgtcaagaagaaggacgagacATTTTGGGAGGGGCAGagtttggagaagatgcaggAGCCGTATTTTATGGATTCGTCGTTTTTGTCGGCGATTGAAGAGTATGTCAACAATCTACCGTTCATAAACTTTCTCACTAACCATGGGTCTAGGGACACATCCACAGATTTCAAGACATCGCATGACCTGTCTGTCGCAAAGCTCGGAGTATCTCCAAACTTAAAAGAGCTCGAGTTCATGAGAAGCGTCGCGACACTGATAACAACCCGCGCAGCTCGTCTTTCATCAACAGGCGTCGCAGCGATTTGCTTGAAGAGGAATCTTAAGACATGTCATGTTGGCGTTGAAGGATCTCTGTTTGAGAAGCATCCTCATTTCAAGCGAGAGCTGTCCAAAGCTTTGGGTGAGATCCTTGGCTGGGAGAAGTTGTCAACAACTGACAAGAATGATGTGGAGTTTATCCTGTCACCTGGAAGTGGCGTTGGTGCAGCGGTTATTGCATCAACACTTACTAGAAGTAAACATCAAATCTGA
- a CDS encoding probable manganese transport protein, producing MSSANQDEQGVQDTQTQVNHPAISPTEPQCSTSPRRDSGTCLSRLQRCKKALLKFLSFIGPGFIIAVAYIDPGNYSTDIAAGASYRFKLLFIVLLSNLFAIFLQSLAIKLGTVSGLNLAEACRAFLPRWLNIILYIFAEIAIIATDIAEVIGFAIALNLLFPKVPLVAGCAISIADVMVILLFYNPDKSMRGLRMFEYFILFLVMGVVVCFCIQLSLIQNTSVGQVFKGYLPSKSIVEQQGLYQACGILGATVMPHSLYLGSGIVQPRLREYDVKRGLVPPRPSPSSTSDNQISEKTYYIPSLEAIQSSLRTSIAELAIALFTFALFVNSAILIVAGASLYKNPDAVDADIFSIHDLLASSISPAAGILFALALLLSGITAGIVCTIAGQMVSEGTLNVKMRPWLRRLMTRSISITPSIIIAGAVGRSGLNAALNGSQVALSIVLPFVTAPLIYFTSRNKFMTVRSGPARLQVEGQPTLMAGQRNDGEDVKMRNAWYTTAVAVVIWLIIAIMNVANLVLLGKGQ from the exons ATGTCCTCAGCCAACCAGGATGAGCAAGGCGTCCAAGATACGCAAACCCAAGTAAATCACCCGGCGATATCGCCTACAGAGCCGCAATGTTCAACGTCACCTAGAAGAGATTCTGGCACTTGCCTCTCGCGCCTTCAACGATGCAAGAAGGCGTTACTCAAGTTCTTATCCTTCATCGGCCCAGGCTTCATAATAGCTGTCGCTTATA TTGATCCTGGAAACTACTCAACAGACATCGCCGCCGGAGCCTCTTACCGCTTCAAGTTGCTCTTCATTGTCTTGTTGTCTAATCTCTTTGCAATCTTTCTCCAAAGTCTCGCAATCAAGCTCGGCACTGTCAGTGGACTTAACCTAGCCGAAGCCTGTCGAGCATTTCTGCCGCGGTGGCTTAACATCATACTGTACATATTTGCTGAAATCGCCATCATCGCGACCGATATCGCCGAG GTAATCGGCTTCGCAATTGCACTGAACCTTCTTTTTCCAAAAGTCCCTCTTGTCGCAGGGTGTGCCATCTCCATCGCAGATGTCATGGTGATTCTACTCTTCTACAACCCTGATAAGTCCATGCGAGGTCTGAGGATGTTCGAGTACTTTATTCTGTTCCTGGTTATGGGAGTTGTGGTATGTTTTTGTATTCAGTTGTCGTTGATACAAAACACTTCAGTTGGCCAAGTCTTCAAAGGCTATTTGCCATCGAAAAGTATCGTTGAGCAACAAGG ATTATATCAGGCATGCGGTATCCTAGGCGCGACAGTCATGCCACATAGCCTTTACCTAGGCTCAGGCATTGTCCAGCCTCGTCTACGCGAGTATGATGTCAAACGAGGGCTAGTGCCTCCACGCCCATCCCCAAGTAGTACATCCGACAACCAAATCTCGGAAAAGACCTACTACATCCCTTCGCTTGAAGCTATACAATCCTCACTCAGGACTTCCATCGCTGAACTCGCCATCGCCCTATTTACGTTTGCACTCTTTGTTAATTCAGCTATTCTAATCGTTGCCGGTGCGAGCTTATACAAGAACCCAGACGCCGTTGACGCCGATATCTTTAGCATACACGATCTCCTCGCATCTTCAATCTCCCCTGCGGCGGGAATCCTGTTTGCACTGGCCCTGCTGTTATCTGGCATTACGGCAGGTATTGTCTGCACTATTGCCGGTCAGATGGTCAGCGAGGGTACTCTTAACGTCAAGATGCGTCCCTGGTTACGACGATTGATGACAAGAAGCATCAGTATCACACCAAGTATCATTATCGCTGGTGCAGTAGGCCGGTCCGGTCTGAACGCTGCCCTCAACGGCTCACAGGTGGCGTTGAGTATCGTGCTTCCCTTTGTTACAGCGCCTCTTATTTACTTCACGAGCAGGAATAAGTTCATGACCGTTAGATCTGGCCCTGCACGACTGCAAGTTGAAGGACAACCAACGTTGATGGCAGGGCAAAGGAATGACGGGGAGGATGTGAAGATGCGGAATGCATGGTATACGACGGCTGTCGCAGTTGTAATATGGCTGATCATTGCTATTATGAATGTCGCTAATCTGGTGTTGCTTGGCAAGGGCCAGTAG
- a CDS encoding related to alpha-N-arabinofuranosidase / alpha-L-arabinofuranosidase: MRLLSFPSHLLVAFLTLKEASSLALTKRDSPVLPGLWADPNIAIVDKTYYIFPTTDGFEGWGGNVFYWWKSPDLVTWTKSEKPFLTLNGTHGNVPWATGNAWAPAFAARGGKYYFYHSGNNPSVSDGHKSIGAAVANHPEGPWKAQDKPMIKGTSDEEIVSNQAIDPAAFEDPETGKWYIYWGNGVPIVAELNDDMVSLKAGWHKIIGLQNFREGLFVNYRKGTYHLTYSIDDTGSENYRVGYATADNPIGPWTYRGVLLEKDESKGILATGHNSIINIPGTDEWYIAYHRFHIPDGNGYNRETTIDKVPIDKDTGLFGKVTPTLQSVDPRPL; the protein is encoded by the coding sequence ATGCGTCTTCTATCGTTCCCCAGCCATCTCCTCGTGGCTTTCCTGACCCTCAAAGAGGCTTCATCCCTCGCCCTCACAAAACGCGACAGCCCCGTCCTTCCTGGTCTCTGGGCCGACCCCAACATAGCCATCGTCGACAAGACGTACTACATCTTCCCTACCACCGACGGCTTCGAAGGCTGGGGTGGCAACGTCTTCTACTGGTGGAAATCACCAGATCTCGTAACATGGACAAAGAGCGAGAAGCCGTTCCTTACCCTCAATGGTACCCATGGCAACGTTCCTTGGGCTACTGGCAATGCCTGGGCTCCTGCTTTCGCAGCGCGTGGGGGGAAGTATTATTTCTATCATAGTGGAAATAACCCCTCTGTGAGTGATGGGCATAAGAGTATTGGAGCAGCGGTGGCCAATCACCCCGAGGGGCCGTGGAAGGCGCAGGATAAGCCTATGATCAAGGGAACTTCTGATGAGGAGATTGTTAGTAACCAGGCTATTGATCCTGCTGCTTTCGAAGACCCTGAGACTGGAAAGTGGTATATTTACTGGGGAAATGGCGTCCCTATTGTCGCAGAGCTAAACGACGACATGGTTTCTCTCAAAGCAGGCTGGCACAAAATCATAGGCCTCCAGAATTTCCGCGAAGGTCTTTTCGTCAACTATCGCAAAGGGACATACCACCTGACATACTCCATCGACGATACTGGCTCAGAGAATTATCGCGTTGGGTACGCTACTGCAGATAACCCCATTGGGCCTTGGACGTATCGTGGTGTTCttctggagaaggatgaaTCTAAGGGCATTCTTGCTACGGGACAtaactccatcatcaacattcCAGGAACGGATGAGTGGTATATCGCGTACCATCGATTCCATATTCCAGATGGAAATGGCTACAATAGGGAGACTACGATTGATAAGGTGCCCATTGATAAGGACACGGGATTGTTCGGAAAGGTTACGCCCACTTTGCAGAGTGTTGATCCTAGACCTTTGTAG
- a CDS encoding related to sterigmatocystin 7-O-methyltransferase precursor, translating to MASTNHSNLLRLAKTVQQTTETIVKHLQDTKQQEPSFDQNSNAIQGDADIHSTRIQLNDAAQDLLRLVNGPANEYRSFYMSHYTLAAYQVALHFKLFRHVPLGSKVSIADLASKAGIDEGRCRRVMKHLATQRVFEEVEPDVFTHTASSALIARDSDMEAILWMQFDEMFKAASDAAKFVQNDLNGSKNADSPFATRHGKPPYQFYADVPEKGLNFAKAMAALTQSDRSVTALRDGFHWDKLEAPGKVVDVGGASGHVSMDLAAVFPNLSFVVQDVSPEALDDGKAKLPSEIADRVSFMLHDFFKDQPITDANAFFMRQCLHNWRDEDCIKILRGLVPALEKCKPGTPLLINEEVLPELNEVSKYQEHLSRQCDMCMFVVAGSKERTRGDFQTLLQEADSRFKVVKVHRNSTSTMGLVEAYFD from the coding sequence ATGGCTTCCACAAACCACTCCAACCTCTTGCGACTGGCAAAGACTGTTCAGCAGACTACGGAGACTATCGTGAAACATCTACAAGACACCAAGCAGCAGGAACCGTCCTTTGATCAGAACAGCAACGCGATCCAGGGTGATGCCGATATTCACTCCACCAGGATTCAGCTCAACGATGCAGCACAAGACCTTCTACGTCTTGTCAACGGCCCAGCCAATGAATACCGCTCCTTTTACATGAGCCACTACACTCTCGCAGCATATCAAGTTGCTCTTCATTTCAAACTTTTCAGACATGTCCCTCTAGGCAGCAAAGTCAGTATTGCCGACCTAGCTTCCAAGGCCGGTATTGATGAAGGTCGATGTCGTAGGGTGATGAAGCATCTTGCAACTCAACGCGTCTTTGAGGAAGTCGAGCCAGATGTATTCACTCACACCGCTAGCTCTGCTCTCATCGCACGGGACAGTGACATGGAAGCCATTCTCTGGATGCAGTTCGACGAAATGTTCAAAGCAGCTTCTGACGCTGCCAAATTCGTCCAAAATGATCTCAACGGCTCCAAAAACGCTGATTCACCATTCGCCACGCGCCATGGCAAGCCGCCGTATCAGTTCTACGCCGATGTGCCTGAGAAGGGCCTCAACTTTGCAAAGGCTATGGCTGCGCTGACTCAATCGGACCGCTCAGTCACTGCACTTCGCGATGGTTTCCATTGGGACAAGCTTGAAGCTCCTGGAAAGgtcgttgatgttggcggTGCAAGTGGGCATGTTTCCATGGACTTGGCAGCCGTATTCCCCAATCTGAGCTTTGTCGTTCAAGATGTTAGCCCTGAAGCTCTTGATGACGGGAAAGCAAAGTTGCCATCTGAGATTGCAGACAGGGTGTCGTTCATGCTACATGATTTCTTCAAGGATCAGCCAATCACCGACGCCAACGCCTTCTTCATGCGTCAGTGTCTTCATAACTGGCGGGATGAAGACTGCATCAAAATCCTTCGAGGTCTTGTCCCCGCGCTTGAGAAATGCAAACCTGGTACTCCTCTTCTAATCAACGAGGAAGTTTTGCCAGAGCTGAATGAGGTGTCAAAGTATCAGGAACATCTATCGCGACAGTGCGATATGTGTATGTTTGTGGTTGCTGGGTCGAAGGAACGGACTAGGGGTGATTTCCAGACGCTGCTCCAAGAAGCAGATTCCAGGTTCAAGGTCGTCAAGGTTCATAGGAATAGCACGAGCACTATGGGTCTCGTCGAGGCATACTTTGACTAA